Part of the bacterium genome, CAGTACGCGTTTCCCGGCGGAATGATGATCGGCACCGACTCGCACACGCCCAACGCGGGCGGACTGGGGATGTTCGCCTCGGGCGTGGGCGGAGCCGACGCGGTGGACGTGATGGCCGGTCTGCCGTGGGAAGTTCTGATGCCCAAGCGAATCGGCGTGCATCTCCATGGCAAGCTGAACGGCTGGACCGCACCGAAAGACGTGATCCTGAAATTGCTCGGGATTCTCACCGTCAAGGGCGGCACCAACGCGGTGATCGAGTACTTCGGGCCGGGAACCGAATCCATCTCGTGCACGGGCAAGGCGACGATCACCAACATGGGAGCCGAACTCGGGGCGACGACTTCGATATTTCCGTACGACTCGCGGATGGAAGCCTATCTGCGGGGAACTGAGCGAGCCGCCATTGCCGATCTGGCGAATGGGCACCGCGAGCTGATCGCTGCCGATCCCGATATTCTCAAAGACCCCGCAAAGTACTTTGACCAAGTTGTTGAAATAGATCTCAGTAAGCTCGAACCTCACGTGGTCGGCCCGCACAGTCCCGACGCGGCGCGACCGGTTTCCGAGTGGGGGAAGGCCGCTAAGGAGAATCAGTGGCCGCTGAATTTCACGAGTGCACTGATCGGATCCTGCACGAACTCATCTTATGAAGACATCGGCCGTTCGGCGGACGTGGCCGTGCAGGCGGCCAAACACAATCTCAAGGCGCGCACGAAATTGTGGGTCACGCCGGGCAGCGAGCAGATCTATCAGACGATTCAGCGCGACGGACAGATGGAAAAGCTCGAAAAAATCGGCGCGATCGTGCTGGCCAACGCCTGCGGGCCGTGCATCGGGCAGTGGAAACGCGATGACATCCAGGAAGGCGAGTCGAACTCGATCATCTCCTCCTACAACCGCAACTTTCCGGCCCGCAACGACGGAAATCCCCAGACGCTCTCGTTCATCACCAGTCCCGAGATCACGGTGGCCTACGCGCTGGCGGGGACGATGGACTACAATCCGCTTGCCGACGTCGTTCCGGGAACGAACGTGAAACTCGCTCCGCCACCTCCCGCGCCC contains:
- a CDS encoding aconitate hydratase; amino-acid sequence: QYAFPGGMMIGTDSHTPNAGGLGMFASGVGGADAVDVMAGLPWEVLMPKRIGVHLHGKLNGWTAPKDVILKLLGILTVKGGTNAVIEYFGPGTESISCTGKATITNMGAELGATTSIFPYDSRMEAYLRGTERAAIADLANGHRELIAADPDILKDPAKYFDQVVEIDLSKLEPHVVGPHSPDAARPVSEWGKAAKENQWPLNFTSALIGSCTNSSYEDIGRSADVAVQAAKHNLKARTKLWVTPGSEQIYQTIQRDGQMEKLEKIGAIVLANACGPCIGQWKRDDIQEGESNSIISSYNRNFPARNDGNPQTLSFITSPEITVAYALAGTMDYNPLADVVPGTNVKLAPPPPAPDIPSKGFVKDEEGFLPPPADTSKVEVSIKADSNRLQALRAFDAWDGKDYVDLPLLLKAKGKCTTDHISPAGKWLRFRGHLDNISDNMFSGAVNAFSGEAGKTKNPVSGEAGVAVSKVARDLKTKGKRWVVIGDENYGEGSSREHAAMSPRFLGAAAVITRSFARIHESNLKKQGILPLTFADPADYEKVQDGDLVSLVNLASLAPGKSVKMILKHADGTSNEVMLNHSLNPEQIAWFKAGGALNHMRKKMS